From a region of the Vairimorpha necatrix chromosome 4, complete sequence genome:
- a CDS encoding putative SP-containing protein, which translates to MLFWYIVFITDIFCKKLQILLSLKPYGICTITIPIKFNPTFTGNYVYMLTEIPNNENISIIDKINFSLDIEESSFYFTYSGFGHYLKNELSKSYPDDTTYYDDKIFFEKDIIIDPTKNYYITGIYSEDNNTITNLYITSNVTFSRKKPIYYVDCLDLIEPSKKNIEPIPNYHIGHMFCPYAILEIQKISDRHELEFDINTYLNVNPGENIRN; encoded by the coding sequence ATGTTGTTTTGGTACATTGTTTTCATAActgatattttttgtaaaaaattacaaatattattgtcTTTAAAACCTTATGGTATATGTACTATAACTATTCCTATCAAATTTAATCCAACGTTCACAGGAAATTATGTTTACATGTTGACGGAAATACcaaataatgaaaatattagtaTCATCgataaaatcaattttagTTTAGATATAGAAGAAAGCAGTTTTTACTTTACTTATAGCGGGTTTGGTCATTACTTAAAAAACGAACTTAGTAAATCTTATCCTGATGATACAACATACTACGacgataaaattttttttgaaaaagatataataaTCGACccaacaaaaaattattatattactGGAATATACTCTGAAGATAATAATACGATAACGAACTTATATATTACATCCAATGTAACATTTTCTAGGAAAAAACCTATCTATTATGTAGATTGCCTCGATTTAATAGAACcaagcaaaaaaaacattgaaCCAATTCCGAATTATCATATTGGGCACATGTTTTGTCCATATGCAATATTAGAGATACAGAAAATTAGTGATAGACATGAATTAGAATTTGATATAAACACATATCTTAATGTCAACCCCGGGGAAAAcattagaaattaa
- a CDS encoding putative SP-containing protein, with protein sequence MNILFYLCVIFLSSNKNINRLNCIREDIADIFFKDDPVSVLNKLLVEKYRTKQNTPKIEDFTEDKYNLQNSVFQREWELRFDHEVKKFLDKEEENFICTKNNIILFHMKTAINKSKFLNFEKEQIKKLEYTLADTILVKVLHYEEDVDDMLKCFRRAISKIQENLYIKKQLLEVR encoded by the coding sequence AtgaacattttattttatttatgtgttatttttttgtcttctaacaaaaatattaacagATTGAACTGTATTAGAGAAGATATAgctgatattttttttaaagacgATCCTGTGTCTGTATTAAACAAGTTGTTAGTTGAAAAGTATCGTACTAAACAAAATACTCCTAAAATAGAGGATTTCACTgaagataaatataatttgcaAAATAGCGTTTTTCAAAGAGAATGGGAATTGAGATTCGATCACgaagttaaaaaatttttagataaggaagaagaaaattttatatgtacaaaaaacaatattataCTTTTTCACATGAAAACTGCGATTAACAAGtcaaaatttctaaactttgaaaaagaacaaattaaaaaacttgaGTACACTTTGGCAGATACTATACTTGTAAAAGTCTTGCATTATGAAGAAGATGTTGATGACAtgttaaaatgttttagaAGAGCAATCAGTAAGATCCAAGAAAAtctatatattaaaaagcaATTACTTGAAGTAAGATAG
- a CDS encoding reverse transcriptase, whose translation MENDRAEIRVDTRISTNIKVTHNKPDILVFDKKKKEILIVEVGITNQDRLTIVENEKLRKYDLLANELGLIHKSRTRIVPYVMTWDGVVTKYHRKYIRELEIQPYLEAYIQSIVMKKTLESISLERRRGYDQEDAGEEEVARAVSALANMATVKEVVSAKGNEAAKVKLENINNSTETKVCEELNPMSDTGESCAMNI comes from the coding sequence ATGGAAAATGATCGTGCAGAAATAAGAGTAGATACGAGAATATCCACTAATATAAAGGTAACCCATAATAAGCCTGATATTCTTGTGTTTgacaagaagaagaaagaaattttaatagttgAAGTTGGTATAACCAACCAGGATCGACTTACTATAGTTGAGAATGAAaaactaagaaaatatgaccTTCTTGCAAATGAACTGGGACTAATACATAAATCCCGGACAAGAATAGTTCCTTATGTAATGACATGGGATGGAGTGGTGACCAAATATCACAGAAAGTACATCAGGGAGCTAGAAATCCAACCCTACCTGGAAGCATATATCCAGTCTATTGTGATGAAGAAGACTCTAGAGTCCATCTCTTTGGAACGACGACGAGGATACGATCAGGAGGATGCAGGAGAAGAAGAAGTGGCTAGAGCTGTAAGCGCACTAGCGAATATGGCGACTGTTAAAGAAGTGGTGTCGGCAAAGGGGAATGAAGCTGCTAAAGTGAAGTTggaaaacattaataattcCACAGAAACCAAAGTCTGTGAAGAGCTGAATCCCATGAGCGATACCGGGGAAAGCTGTGCTATGAATATCTAA
- a CDS encoding serum response factor-like protein encodes MKTKRTTDSSSEEEYQNRPNYKNPQNYNEEMSFFNNPQYTKPPYEPKIINGYDHNKRRNLYSSKNIKHYDMNPEYDNINPNFNLREMGFEYNSLSKKTDPKIKYIEEKNRRNVTFSKRKKGIMKKAYEISTLTGSDVLLIVSSESGHVFTYASERLKPFLIESKKRIEEYLIADDEKSSHEENYKK; translated from the coding sequence ATGAAAACTAAAAGAACAACAGACTCATCTTCAGAAGAGGAATATCAAAATAGAccaaattataaaaaccCACAAAACTATAACGAAGAAATGTCATTCTTCAATAATCCACAATATACAAAACCACCTTATGAACCAAAAATCATAAACGGATACGACCACAACAAAAGGAGAAATTTATACTCatcaaaaaacattaagCATTATGATATGAACCCTGAAtatgataatataaatccaaattttaatttaaggGAAATGGGATTTGAATACAATTcattatctaaaaaaacagacccgaaaatcaaatatatagaagaaaaaaatagacGGAATGTTACATTTAGTAAAAGGAAAAAAGGGATAATGAAAAAAGCATATGAGATATCGACATTGACGGGGTCAGATGTTTTATTGATTGTATCTAGTGAAAGTGGACATGTTTTTACTTATGCATCTGAAAGATTAAAaccttttttaattgaaagTAAAAAACGGATTGAAGAGTATTTGATAGCTGACGATGAGAAAAGTAGCCatgaagaaaattataaaaaataa
- a CDS encoding cAMP-independent regulatory protein PAC2 (PAC2), which translates to MENLTNFIGCLHSEMECSHIINLAMEGLLNRLKRRLTENEKRMIKPGYSFVYLEEESGIIRWTDSKSWSPSRALGPFMMYVEKRSTNPLIKKIYTAKFMDKIVHIVIYNVYNHEERGVCCTIYSQIRKNIIPESYSKMARTHLNDKKKRNLCVIRKNIMSHNDDIFERYGRIINEEYNDLQYKNIYDHRGAFEKFINRRRELDMSFDNNNSDIDLSFGNENMCRRNFKKRNEESNETETNY; encoded by the coding sequence ATGGAAAATCTTACTAATTTCATAGGATGTCTTCATTCTGAAATGGAATGTAGCCACATAATCAACTTAGCAATGGAAGGACTCTTAAACAGACTAAAAAGAAGACTAACAGAAAACGAAAAACGAATGATAAAACCAGGATACTCATTCGTATACTTAGAAGAAGAAAGTGGTATCATACGATGGACTGACTCAAAATCCTGGTCACCGTCAAGGGCCCTAGGTCCATTTATGATGTATGTAGAAAAACGGAGTACTAACccattaataaaaaaaatttatactgCAAAATTTATGGACAAAATAGTACATATAGTCATATATAACGTATATAATCATGAAGAAAGAGGAGTCTGTTGTACTATTTATAGCCAGATAcggaaaaatataataccTGAGTCGTATAGTAAAATGGCGAGAACACatttaaatgataaaaaaaaacgaaactTGTGtgtaataagaaaaaatataatgagTCATAATGACGACATATTTGAAAGGTATGGACGGATTATTAATGAGGAATATAATgatttacaatataaaaatatttatgatcATAGGGGAgcatttgaaaaatttataaataggAGACGAGAACTTGATATGAGTtttgataataataatagtGATATAGATTTGAGTTTTGGGAATGAAAACATGTGTAGAAGGAATTTTAAGAAGAGAAATGAGGAGTCTAATGAAACAGaaacaaattattaa